One stretch of Gadus chalcogrammus isolate NIFS_2021 chromosome 14, NIFS_Gcha_1.0, whole genome shotgun sequence DNA includes these proteins:
- the pdpr gene encoding pyruvate dehydrogenase phosphatase regulatory subunit, mitochondrial — MRNCVWGCRGLSPAMLPRLLQLQGGAFHRVSSHRRAVSGDSQPPLPSQAKVVICGGGIVGTSVAYHLAKLGWNDILLLEQGRLGAGTTRMCAGIVSVAKAISIESQMADYSNSLYQQLEEETGVNTGYVKTGSLCLAQNQDRFLSLKRLASRLRVMGINCSIIKPKEISKLHSLVNIHDLVGALHLPGDAVVSPPDVNRALAVSAAGQGVQILERTTVQQVLVEKGHVTAVETDRGPISCEYFVNCAGQWGYELGQASEVKVSIPLHGCEHFYLLSKPLKQPLPSNTPVVMDMDGRIYVRPWQGGVLSGGFEKNPKPIFTEGRNQLEVQNMQEDWDHFEPMLSALLRRMPQLESEEIQQLVNCPESFTPDMRCLMGETPGVHGYFVLAGMNSSGLALAGGAGRYLAEWMVYGYPTANVWPLDIKRFGNLQSSRTFLRHRVMEVMPLLYELKVPRWDYQTGRQLRTSPLYDRLDTQGARWMEKHGFERPKYFVPAGKDLLSLDHSKTFYKPDWFDLVGSEVKCCKEAVCVIDMSSFTKFELTSTGDQALDYLQFLCANDVDVPVGHMVHTGMLNERGGYENDCSVVRLSKNSFFVISPSDQQVHCWSWMKKHMPNDPQLHLEDVSWKYTALNLIGPRATDILAELSYVSMTPDHFPSMFCKEMSVGYANGIRVMSMTHTGEPGFMLYIPIEYALHVYNEVMSVGQKYGVRNAGYYALRSLRIEKFFAFWGQDLDSFTTPLECGREFRVKLDSDMDFVGREALLRQRQEGVARRFVMLVLEEHDTELDLWPWWGEPILRNKEMVGATTSSAYSYTLERHVCLGFVETPGGLAADFVTRGDYEVDIAGQLYAAKAKLYPFSSLLSQQRRRKDQLDLGTLTTE; from the exons ATGCGTAACTGCGTGTGGGGCTGTAGGGGCTTGTCCCCTGCCATGCTCCCCAGGCTGCTGCAACTCCAGGGGGGAGCCTTTCATAGGGTTTCCAGCCATCGCAGGGCAGTCAGTGGGGACAGCCAGCCCCCACTGCCCAGCCAGGCCAAAGTGGTGATCTGTGGGGGGGGCATTGTGGGGACCTCCGTAGCCTATCACTTGGCTAAACTGGGCTGGAATGACATCCTACTGCTGGAGCAGGGACG GCTGGGAGCCGGGACCACCCGAATGTGTGCTGGTATCGTCAGCGTGGCTAAGGCCATCTCCATCGAGAGCCAAATGGCAGACTACTCCAACAGCCTTTaccagcagctggaggaggagactgGAGTCAACACAG GTTATGTAAAGACCGGCTCTCTTTGCCTTGCTCAGAATCAAGACCGCTTCTTGTCTCTGAAGCGCCTGGCGTCGAGACTCag gGTTATGGGCATTAACTGCAGCATTATAAAGCCAAAGGAGATTTCTAAGCTCCACTCTCTGGTGAACATCCATGACCTGGTGGGGGCGCTGCACCTCCCCGGAGACGCTGTCGTCTCCCCACCCGATGTCAACCGAGCCTTGGCTGTATCCGCTGCAGGACAAG gcgtTCAGATTCTGGAGAGGACCACTGTTCAGCAGGTCCTGGTGGAGAAAGGTCACGTGACCGCAGTGGAGACGGACCGCGGCCCAATCAGCTGTGAATACTTTGTCAACTGTGCGGGACAG TGGGGATATGAGCTGGGCCAGGCCAGTGAGGTGAAGGTTTCCATTCCTCTTCATGGTTGTGAACATTTCTACCTCCTCAGCAAGCCTCTGAAGCAGCCGCTCCCATCCAACACACCAG TGGTGATGGATATGGACGGGAGGATCTATGTGCGTCCCTGGCAGGGAGGCGTTCTCTCGGGGGGTTTTGAGAAGAATCCTAAACCGATCTTCACGGAGGGACGGAACCAGCTGGAGGTCCAGAACATGCAGGAGGATTGGGACCACTTCG aACCCATGCTAAGTGCATTGCTGAGGCGGATGCCACAGCTGGAGTCAGAAGAGATCCAGCAGCTGGTCAACTGTCCAGAGTCCTTCACCCCAGACATGCGCTGCCTGATGGGGGAGACCCCCGGGGTGCACGGTTACTTCGTCCTGGCTGGTATGAACTCCTCTGGCCTGGCACTGGCTGGGGGCGCGGGCAG GTACCTTGCAGAGTGGATGGTGTACGGCTACCCTACAGCTAACGTGTGGCCCCTGGACATTAAGAGGTTTGGCAATCTGCAGAGCAGTCGCACCTTCCTCAGACATCGGGTGATGGAGGTCATGC cccttCTGTATGAGCTGAAGGTTCCCCGCTGGGACTACCAGACGGGGCGCCAGCTGAGGACCAGTCCTCTGTATGACCGGCTGGACACCCAGGGGGCGCGCTGGATGGAGAAGCACGGCTTCGAGAGACCAAAGTACTTTGTCCCTGCCGGGAAAG aTCTGCTGTCTCTGGACCACAGTAAGACCTTCTATAAACCCGACTGGTTTGACCtggtggggtcagaggtcaagtgCTGTAAGGAGGCAGTCTGTGTCATCGACATGTCCTCCTTCACCAAGTTTGAGCTGACG tccacAGGGGACCAGGCCCTGGACTACCTCCAGTTCCTGTGTGCCAACGACGTGGACGTCCCCGTGGGTCACATGGTCCACACTGGCATGCTGAACGAGAGGGGAGGCTACGAGAACGACTGCAGCGTGGTGCGCCTCAGCAAAAACAG CTTCTTCGTCATCTCCCCGAGTGACCAGCAGGTCCACTGCTGGTCCTGGATGAAGAAACACATGCCCAACGACCCACAGCTCCACCTAGAGGACGTGTCCTGGAAGTACACCG CTCTCAATCTGATTGGTCCCCGGGCCACAGACATCCTGGCTGAGCTGTCCTACGTTTCCATGACGCCTGATCACTTTCCCTCCATGTTCTGCAAG gaaatGAGCGTGGGCTACGCCAACGGGATCAGAGTGATGAGTATGACGCACACCGGGGAACCAGGCTTCATGCTCTACATCCCCATTgag TATGCGCTCCATGTCTACAACGAGGTCATGTCGGTGGGCCAGAAGTACGGCGTGCGTAACGCCGGCTACTACGCCCTGAGGAGCCTCCGCATCGAGAAGTTCTTCGCCTTCTGGGGTCAGGACCTGGACTCCTTCACCACGCCCCTGGAGTGCGGCCGCGAGTTCAGAGTCAAGCTCGACTCG GACATGGACTTCGTGGGGCGCGAGGCGCTGCTGCGGCAGCGGCAGGAGGGCGTGGCGCGACGCTTCGTGAtgctggtgctggaggagcACGACACGGAGCTGGACCTGTGGCCCTGGTGGGGGGAGCCCATCCTCCGGAACAAGGAGATGGTGGGCGCCACCACCTCCAGCGCCTACAGCTACACCCTGGAGCGCCACGTGTGCCTGGGCTTCGTGGAGACCCCCGGGGGCCTGGCCGCAGACTTTGTGACCCGCGGGGACTACGAGGTGGACATCGCCGGGCAGCTGTACGCCGCCAAGGCCAAGCTCTACCCCTTCAGCTCCCTGCTCAGCCAGCAGCGCCGCCGCAAGGACCAGCTGGACCTGGGCACCTTGACCACCGAGTAA
- the mrps11 gene encoding 28S ribosomal protein S11, mitochondrial gives MFKLNCSLVGSIKKLCCSSRGAAGVQRAVGTRSAGQQEPTAAAGGAKEPAKDFSLYAPLPGQESSLRWAGHKFDQLPIAHIKATYNNTHVQVTDSAGLSLVRTSCGTEGFKNIKKSTPIAAQTAGHSAAMKAVAKGVTYVRVMVKGLGPGRLSAIKGLSMGGIEVVSITDNTPVPHNGCRPRKARRI, from the exons ATGTTCAAGCTGAACTGTTCGTTAGTCGGCTCCATAAAGAAGTTGTGCTGCTCCAG CCGGGGAGCTGCCGGTGTGCAGCGGGCAGTGGGCACTCGCTCCGCCGGGCAGCAGGAGCCCACGGCGGCCGCAGGGGGCGCAAAGGAGCCGGCCAAGGACTTCAG TTTGTACGCACCACTGCCAGGTCAAGAGAGCAGTCTCCGGTGGGCGGGTCATAAGTTTGACCAGCTGCCCATCGCTCACATCAAGGCCACTTACAACAA TACTCACGTCCAGGTCACGGACAGTGCTGGCCTGTCATTGGTCAGGACGTCATGTGGAACCGAAGGCTTCAAGAACATCAAGAAGTCGACGCCCATCGCCGCTCAGACTGCAGGACACTCGGCTGCCATG AAAGCCGTGGCTAAGGGCGTGACCTACGTACGTGTCATGGTGAAGGGTCTTGGGCCGGGACGCTTG TCTGCTATTAAAGGTCTGAGTATGGGCGGTATCGAAGTGGTCTCCATCACAGACAACACCCCTGTCCCCCACAATGGATGTCGCCCACGCAAAGCAAGGAGGATCTGA
- the mrpl46 gene encoding 39S ribosomal protein L46, mitochondrial, protein MSAPVVKMAGRCFYQLYKLSNSAGRLASGKTGIRQFSGAVVKNAAEPWRLLGAACVQRLAVISADQRPLEAKFSELMNQMELECSLMSDHELRLLDDKERLRRRQAVDYDSDEEEEADRDQDIVLTQDLEDAWEQRLKGFATQPRARGVVDARLERADRCLAEPLLLLTQQEVGPERLWMLPQTPWEAGETLKTTAQRALSATPGLDLQTVFLGNAPCGLYKYRMPRSVRDREGLTGVKVFFFKAVVSGPLPPPAPSSLWVRQSELKDYLKPSYLEKIRPFLLNL, encoded by the exons ATGTCAGCGCCCGTGGTGAAGATGGCAGGTCGCTGTTTCTATCAACTCTATAAACTGTCCAACTCTGCCGGACGTTTAGCGTCCGGTAAGACGGGGATCCGCCAGTTCTCCGGTGCTGTAGTTAAAAATGCGGCGGAGCCGTGGAGGCTGCTGGGGGCGGCGTGTGTGCAGCGTCTAGCGGTCATCTCGGCGGACCAGAGACCCCTGGAGGCCAAGTTCTCTGAGCTGATGAACCAG ATGGAGCTGGAGTGTAGCCTGATGTCAGACCACGAGCTTCGTCTCCTTGATGACAaagagaggctgaggaggaggcaggCGGTGGATTATGActcggacgaggaggaggaggcggacagAGACCAGGACATCGTCCTCACACAGGATCTGGAGGACGCGTGGGAGCAGAGACTCAAGGGGTTTGCCACCCAACCCCGGGCCCGAG GTGTGGTAGATGCGCGTTTGGAGCGGGCCGACCGCTGTCTGGCtgagccgctgctcctcctcacccagCAGGAGGTGGGGCCTGAGAGGCTGTGGATGCTGCCTCAGACCCCCTGGGAGGCTGGGGAGACCCTGAAGACCACCGCCCAGAGAGCCCTCTCCGCCACACCTG GTCTAGACTTGCAGACGGTCTTCCTGGGCAACGCCCCGTGTGGCCTCTATAAGTACCGGATGCCCCGGTCGGTGCGGGACCGCGAGGGGCTCACGGGGGTCAAGGTGTTCTTCTTCAAGGCTGTAGTGAGTGGACCCCTCCCGCctccagccccctcctccctctgggtCAGACAGAGTGAGCTCAAGGACTACCTGAAGCCGTCCTACCTCGAGAAGATCAGGCCCTTCCTCCTCAACCTTTGA